A window of Candidatus Hydrogenedentota bacterium genomic DNA:
GACCAATGGATGTCCTGCAAGCATCCGTGTGCATCGTCGGGAACGTCAAGTCCCAATAGTTGCTTGAAACGGGCGTTCCATGCCTCAGGAATGTCGCGCACAGCCATCCGGCCTTCAATCAATTCGACTTCCAATTCAAATCGCAGGATAATATGTAAATTATATGTGCATTCGTCTGAATCCGTGCGTATGAACGACGGCATGATTCGGGTTGTTTCACGATAAAGATCGTCAGCGGAAACACTGTCCAATTGGCCGGGAAAAAACGACCGGAATAGGGGCAGGCAATATCGCCAGAAGGGCAGACTGCGTCCGATCATGTTTTCCCACAACCGTGACTGGGATTCGTGAATACCCAGCGAGGCACCCTGCGCCAATGGCGTTCGGGCATCGTCCGGCGACAGTCCCTGATCGTAGAGGGCGTGGCCGCATTCATGAATTGAAGAAAAGAGGGCTGGCAAGGGATTGCGTGGATCGAGACGGGTTGTAATTCGCACGTCACGAATGCCCATGCTGGTCGTAAAAGGGTGAACGGAGCGGTCCTGCCGACCCGCTTGCCGGTCATAGCCCATGCCGTCAAGAACACGGAGTGTGAAATCCCACTGTTTTTGTTCATCCCAGATCTGTCTGATCCATGCGGGTTCGGCGGCCGAAGGGCCGTGAACCGCGAACCGGCGGAGAAGCCGGCTTTGGTGGTCCGCCAGTTCGGTGAAGAGTGTTTTCAACGGACGTGTCGTAATACCGCGCTCATAGTCTTCGAGATGGGCATCGTAGGGCGACTCGTTGTATCCCAAACAATCGGCCATGCGCCGCAACAATTCCAGCAGATGATCCAAATGGGGGGCAAACAGGGGAAAATCCGAATTTTTCCGTGCCGTGACCCATGCCTGAAATGCGTGGCTGCGTTCTTGGGCGAACGTTTCGATCAGATGGGCCGGAATTCGACGTTTGCGCTTGTAATCATAGAGGGCCACTTCAACCAGTTTTCTGTCATCGGGCGACAAGGCGGCCCGTTCGGCCCGCGCCAACAGACGTCCCATATCCGAGCAAGTCGTCATCCGGTGGGCCATGGCGGACAAGGTTGCAAGTTGTTGTCCCCGTTCGCCGGCGGTTTTCGGGGGCATGACGGTCTGTTCATCCCAGTCCATCAGTGCTATCGCCGCTTGGACATCCGCAATTTCCCCCAGCCGTTTCCGTAATGATTTCATGACGTCGCTCATGTCTAACTCCCTGGTTGAAATAAATCCATTTTGCCCAATGGGCGGTTCAGAGAGAAAAAACCGAGTGGATTGTAACGCGGTTGATCCATCGCTTTCAGCCGCAGGCAAATGATTCTCGAATACCCCGGGCAAATGCACAAAAGATCAATCCATTGGCCTGTTGCCACCTTTGAAATTGGAAAAGACATCAATCGCGATGATCGGTTATCGCGGCGCGCATTTTTTTCGTTTCGCCGCGCTGTCGCTTTTCATTCATGCGCCGCTGCCGGGCGGCCTTGGTGGGCTTTGTCTTTTTTCGGGGCTTGGGGGGCCGGGCCGCCGCCGCGATCAATCGAACCAGCCGATCGACGGCGTCGAACCGGTTTTGTTCCTGTGTGCGATGGCGGCGCGCTTCGATTATGATAAGCCCCGCCTCGGTGGCCCGTTTTCCGGCAAGGCCGAGAAGACGCCTCCGAACATGCGGCGGAAGCGAGGGACTGGCTTTCGCGTCGAATCGAAGTTGAACGGCCGTTGCGACCTTGTTGACGTTCTGGCCGCCCGGCCCCGATGCGCGAATGAAGGAAAACGCCAGTTCCTTCTCGTCGAGAACGATATCGGGCGCAATCGAAATCATGAAAGAAGTGTATTGAAATGCCGGATCGAAAGCGAAACGGCTTAGCGCGCATCGCGGGGGGCATGCGCGTTATAATGGCGCAATGAGGACAGAACGCATGGACTGCGCAAGACGAACCGGCAGGCGCCGGCGAGCCCCGCGGGAGAAAACAACATGAGACTGGTGCGTATTGGCGTCGGGTCCGTTTCGGTGAAGGTAGGCGATTTCGTGGAAAACGGCTGCCGGCTGGCGGCGGTGGTCGGCGAGGCGCGCCGGCGCGGCGTTCACCTGCTGGTGTTGCCGGAATTGGCCATCTCGGGGTACAGTCTGGGCGACCGGATTTGGTGGCCGGACGTGGCGCGCCGGAGTTGGTACGCGCTGGGGACTCTCGCGAAAGAATGCAGCGGCATAGACGTGTTTGTCGGATTGCCGGTTCGCAAGGACGCGATGGTATACAACGCGATGGCGCTGATTCACGACGGGCGGGTCCGGGGCATGATCCTGAAGAAATTCCTGCCGACGTACAGCATATTCTATGAGGGCCGCAATTGGGCGCCGTGGATGGAAGGCGTCACGGAGATCAACGGTGTTCCCGCGGGCGACCTTGTTTTCCGGCTGCCGTATGGTATGGTCAGCGGCGAAATCTGCGAGGATCTGTGGTCGGCGAATTCGCCCGCACAGACCCGCGCGATGGCCGGAGCCGAGATCATCTGCAACAGCAGCGCATCGCCGTTCACGCCGGGCAAGAACGAGCAGCGCCGGAGGCTGGTTCGCAATGCGGCGGAAAATCTCGCGTGCGTGTACGCCTACGCGAACCTGCTGGGTTGTGACAGCAGCCGTCTGGTATTCGATGGCGGCGGATTCGTGGCTTCGCCGGACCGTCTGGTCGTCGAGGGGCCGGCGTTGTCGAAGGCGGCGTGGACGCTGGCGGACGGCATCGTTGACTTGGATGCCGTGGACCGGGCGCGCGCGGAGAATTCGACATGGCGGCAGGCCGTTGTCTTCGGCAAGGGAACAAACGGCACGGCGATTGTTGATGTCTCGCAGGGATCCTTCGAACCGGCGCCGCTGGCGGATTACGCGGCCGGCATGCCGCGCAGTTTCTTCGACGCCGAACCGCAACCGGCAGGTGCTTCACCGGAGCAGTATCTCGACGAACTGTTCGATGCGCTGGTACTGGGACTGCGCGATTATTTCGAGAAGGTCGGCGTTTTTCAGCGATTTCTGGTGGCGTTGTCCGGTGGACGCGACAGCGCGCTGTGTCTCTTGATGGCCGTCCATGCGGCCAAGGCGCTGAAGGAGGGCCGCGAAGCGGATCAATATGCCGAACGCATTCGCGCCGTCTACCTTCCCAACAAGGCATACAGCAGCAGCGCCACCGAACAAGCCGCGCGGTCGCTTGCGGAGGAATTGGGCGTGCCGTTCCAGGTTGTGTCCATCGAGGACGAGGTCGAGGTGGCCATGAAGAAGGCCGCCGAACTTGCCGGAGGCGCGGACCGGATCACGCCGCTCGCCCAACAAAACCTTCAGGCGCGCGTACGCGGCAGCATGATGCTGAACTGGGCGAACAGTGTCGGCGGATTGCTGCTGGTCACGTCGAATCTCAGCGAGGCGGCGGTCGGCTACACCACGACGGGCGGCGACAACCAGGGCGGCTATTCGCCGATCGCCAACGTGCCCAAGACGGTCATCAGCCGTCTGCTCGAATACCTCGCGCGCCGCGACGGCATTCAATCGCTCAGACAGGTGCTCGATATTCCGCCAAGCGCCGAACTCGCGCCCGATCAGCGCGACGAGGACGATCTCATGCCGTATGTCGTGCTCGACGATCTCCTGTATCTTTTCGCGAAACGGCGCATGACGCTCGTGGATTGCTGGCGCGTGCTTTGCCACCGGTATGCGGAGCATGGCGCGGAGCAACTGCGCGCGTGGACGATGGATTTCGGCAAGCGGTTCGTGTACAACCAGTGGAAGCGCGATCAGCATCCCGTCACGATGAAAGTGATGGACCTCGATCTCGATCCGAAGACGGGTTTCCGGTTCCCCGTCACGCAAAGCATCCAACAGGAACTCGACGATCTCATGCAGGCGTCGTTGTAATGCCAGGAGTCCGATGGACGGAACCAACCATCGAAAGTATCTGCCCAATTCGCATCCCTGTTTCGTCTGCGGCGAAGCGAACCATGCGGGATTGCAAGTCCGGTTTTACGTCGAGGACGACGAAGTACGCGCGCGCTGGAACGCCCGCGAACATCATTGCGGCTACGAGCATACCGTGCACGGCGGCGTGATCGCGGCCCTGCTCGACGAGTGCATGGCATGGGCCGCCGCGCGCGCCATCACGCGATCGTGCGTGACCGGCGAACTCACCGTGCGTTATCTCCGGCCCGTACCCGATTCGCAAGACTTGACTGCACGCGCCAAAGCGGAAAAGGTCTCGCGCCGGCTCGTTGTCGTCAGCGGATGGCTGGCCGGTGACGATGGCGTCGAATATGCGCGCGCAACCGGCAAGTTCCTGCCGTTGTCCGCCGAGGAGACATTGCTGGTTGACGACAACCTCATCTACCGCGGCGGCGAGGAGCGTCTTTTCGACGAACTCCGCGCCCAAGTTCGGGGGAGCGCAACGCGAACGTGATCATAGACTGTCATGTACACATCCTGAACGCGGAAGACTCGCATTTGCGGGAACTAATCGCTGCCGCCGATCGTTGCGGGATAGACAAACTGTGCATTACGTCGCTCGGACGGACGTGGGCCGAGTTTCCCCCGGTACAAGACCTCGAAGACGCCGCCTCGGATATCGCGGACGCGTGCGCAAACTATCCCGAACGATTTATCGGCGGTGTCTATGTGAGCGCGGAGCATGTCGAGGCGTCGTTGACGTTGTTGCGGCGGCATCTCGTGCCGGGCGGCTGCCGGTTCGTGAAACTGTGGGTGTCTCAATTCGCGGACGATCCCCGGCTGGATCCGATTGCCGAATGCTGCATCGAACGCAACGCGCCGATCCTCGCGCATGCCTGGATCAAGGCGACCGGCAACATGGCCAAGGAATCTACGTGCCATCATGTCGTCCATCTTGCGAGGCGCTTTCCGGACCTTCGCATCTGGCTCGCACACGCGAGCGGGCGATGGGAAGAGGCCGCTCGCATCGTGTGCGGCGCGCCGAACGTCGGCATGGACATTTCAGGCGGCGAACCGGAAGACGGCATCGTGCAGTCGTTGCTGAAACACATCGGACCGGATCGCCTTTTTTTCGGTTCGGATGCGCCGGGACGCAACATGGCTGTACAAATGAGCAAGGTTCACTCCGCGGGGTTGGGTGAACACGAACAGGCGATGATCCTCGGTGAAAACGTGAGGCGCTGGCTCGATGTTTGATGTCAACGTGAAGATCGGGCATTGGCCTTACCGTCCCGTGAGAGACGGCGACGCCGTATTGGCGGCCTTGATGGCAATGGGCGTCCAAACCGCCGCCGTTTCGTCGCTCGACGCGGTCCACTACCTGAATCCGCAAGACGGCAACGACGCCTTGGCCGCGTTTTTGGCGGATCGCCCGGATAGCGGGATCCGGATTGTTCCCTTGGCTGTTATGCGCCCCGGTTTTTCAGGCTGGCAGGATGATTTGCGGCGGTGTATTGACGAATACGGCATGCGAGGCATCCTCCTGCATCCCAATTATCACGAATACACGCTGGAAGATACGGAAGTCGCGCCGATACTGGACGAGGCGGCCCGGCGCGGTCTGCCGGTTTTTGTGCAGATGTCCATGGAAGATGTACGCCGGCAATTTCGTCCGTACAAGACCCAGGACGTACCTCCGGAAGCGGTTGGGGCATTTGCACGCGCATGGCCGGATGTCAATATCGTGGCGCTCGGTCTCAAATTCGGCCAGCCGGAAGCCGTAGGCGAGCCATGGCCGGAAAACCTGTACTTCGACATCTCGAACTACGAACACTTGGGCGAACTTGAACACGCCGTCGCGCGTTTCGGCGCGGGCCGCCTCCTCTACGGATCGAACATGCCGATGTTCAACCCGCGCGCCAACGCCGATAAACTCCGTTGTGCCGCGCTCGATGAGGCGGACCACGACGCGATTGCGTTCCGAAACGCCGAACGGATCCTTGGGAGCCTTCCATGAACACCGCAGGCTACACCTATCCCTATCCACGCCCCATGGTCACGGTTGACGCCGTCGTGTTTACCGTGATCGAAGACTCGTTGGCGGTCCTGTTGATCAAGCGAGGGCGCCCCCCGTTTCTGGGCATGTGGGCGCTGCCCGGCGGCTTTCTCGACATGGACGAGG
This region includes:
- the arfB gene encoding alternative ribosome rescue aminoacyl-tRNA hydrolase ArfB produces the protein MISIAPDIVLDEKELAFSFIRASGPGGQNVNKVATAVQLRFDAKASPSLPPHVRRRLLGLAGKRATEAGLIIIEARRHRTQEQNRFDAVDRLVRLIAAAARPPKPRKKTKPTKAARQRRMNEKRQRGETKKMRAAITDHRD
- a CDS encoding carboxypeptidase M32, whose protein sequence is MSDVMKSLRKRLGEIADVQAAIALMDWDEQTVMPPKTAGERGQQLATLSAMAHRMTTCSDMGRLLARAERAALSPDDRKLVEVALYDYKRKRRIPAHLIETFAQERSHAFQAWVTARKNSDFPLFAPHLDHLLELLRRMADCLGYNESPYDAHLEDYERGITTRPLKTLFTELADHQSRLLRRFAVHGPSAAEPAWIRQIWDEQKQWDFTLRVLDGMGYDRQAGRQDRSVHPFTTSMGIRDVRITTRLDPRNPLPALFSSIHECGHALYDQGLSPDDARTPLAQGASLGIHESQSRLWENMIGRSLPFWRYCLPLFRSFFPGQLDSVSADDLYRETTRIMPSFIRTDSDECTYNLHIILRFELEVELIEGRMAVRDIPEAWNARFKQLLGLDVPDDAHGCLQDIHWSHGLIGYFPTYALGNLYAAQMFEVIEDELPTLWTDIESGRFMGLREWLREHVHRHGRRKTALELMRDITGQEPTPRPFLNYLEK
- a CDS encoding PaaI family thioesterase; translation: MDGTNHRKYLPNSHPCFVCGEANHAGLQVRFYVEDDEVRARWNAREHHCGYEHTVHGGVIAALLDECMAWAAARAITRSCVTGELTVRYLRPVPDSQDLTARAKAEKVSRRLVVVSGWLAGDDGVEYARATGKFLPLSAEETLLVDDNLIYRGGEERLFDELRAQVRGSATRT
- the nadE gene encoding NAD(+) synthase, yielding MRLVRIGVGSVSVKVGDFVENGCRLAAVVGEARRRGVHLLVLPELAISGYSLGDRIWWPDVARRSWYALGTLAKECSGIDVFVGLPVRKDAMVYNAMALIHDGRVRGMILKKFLPTYSIFYEGRNWAPWMEGVTEINGVPAGDLVFRLPYGMVSGEICEDLWSANSPAQTRAMAGAEIICNSSASPFTPGKNEQRRRLVRNAAENLACVYAYANLLGCDSSRLVFDGGGFVASPDRLVVEGPALSKAAWTLADGIVDLDAVDRARAENSTWRQAVVFGKGTNGTAIVDVSQGSFEPAPLADYAAGMPRSFFDAEPQPAGASPEQYLDELFDALVLGLRDYFEKVGVFQRFLVALSGGRDSALCLLMAVHAAKALKEGREADQYAERIRAVYLPNKAYSSSATEQAARSLAEELGVPFQVVSIEDEVEVAMKKAAELAGGADRITPLAQQNLQARVRGSMMLNWANSVGGLLLVTSNLSEAAVGYTTTGGDNQGGYSPIANVPKTVISRLLEYLARRDGIQSLRQVLDIPPSAELAPDQRDEDDLMPYVVLDDLLYLFAKRRMTLVDCWRVLCHRYAEHGAEQLRAWTMDFGKRFVYNQWKRDQHPVTMKVMDLDLDPKTGFRFPVTQSIQQELDDLMQASL
- a CDS encoding amidohydrolase family protein — its product is MFDVNVKIGHWPYRPVRDGDAVLAALMAMGVQTAAVSSLDAVHYLNPQDGNDALAAFLADRPDSGIRIVPLAVMRPGFSGWQDDLRRCIDEYGMRGILLHPNYHEYTLEDTEVAPILDEAARRGLPVFVQMSMEDVRRQFRPYKTQDVPPEAVGAFARAWPDVNIVALGLKFGQPEAVGEPWPENLYFDISNYEHLGELEHAVARFGAGRLLYGSNMPMFNPRANADKLRCAALDEADHDAIAFRNAERILGSLP
- a CDS encoding amidohydrolase family protein; this encodes MIIDCHVHILNAEDSHLRELIAAADRCGIDKLCITSLGRTWAEFPPVQDLEDAASDIADACANYPERFIGGVYVSAEHVEASLTLLRRHLVPGGCRFVKLWVSQFADDPRLDPIAECCIERNAPILAHAWIKATGNMAKESTCHHVVHLARRFPDLRIWLAHASGRWEEAARIVCGAPNVGMDISGGEPEDGIVQSLLKHIGPDRLFFGSDAPGRNMAVQMSKVHSAGLGEHEQAMILGENVRRWLDV